Genomic window (Halomicroarcula saliterrae):
GGTCTCGGAAGGGATCGAGTCACTCATCAGTGGCTCCATCATCTCAGACCACTGCAGCGAGATCTATGCCTCGCGACTTGCCACTGATGACTCGGATGTGTTTTCGGGTATCAAACGGCCGATTTCATTCACCGACAAGACACGGTATCTCTACGAGATCAACAAAGGCATTTCAGCCAGTGCGGCCCGTGAGAACCCATACGCGGTCAACGAAGCAATCGACGATGAGGACCGACAAATCCCGTTCGAACAGATGATCTATATTGGCGACGGGATCACCGACATTCCCTGTTTCTCATTAATTCAAGACCGTGGGGGCCGTGTCTTCGGTGTCGATAAACCTGATACCACGTCGGCGAAGCAACAGGCAATCCTCGACTTGGGGTCGCCACAGCGTGCTGGGAACCTCAATTCGCCCGATTACACCGCAGATGGGCAACTCGGCTCGCTGTTGCGCCTGGCTGTCGAGAGTCTCTGTACCGACAGTACGATCAATCGCTTGGAAGCACTCTAATAATCTCTCTCACATCCCGATACCGTAACGAACGTGCAGTTCGCATCTCTCGCTCCAGGCCATGAGTCCACCGACCGATGCCGAAGTGGAGTCGTACGCACCATACACCGCGTTAACCGAGCTTCTGGGCACGCATCCGAAAGTAAAGATCCTCGCGGTTCTGCTGAGTGAGGGCCGTGATATCAACATCAGCCAAATCGCCGAGCAGGCCGGTATGAGCCGCAGCACGGTCTACGACCATATCGAAGACCTCCAAGCGCTAGAGGTCGTAGAACAGACCCGGAAGATCAGTGGCAGCCCACTGTACCAGATCAACAAGGACAGCGATGTCGCTGAACAGCTGCACAAGCTCGAGTGGACCCTGATCGATTCCGTCGCCAGTGAGTGAACGTCGGGTATAGTGATGGGTGTTAGCAGTCACTGGGGGGCAGCCAACCCTGGCGTGCCCACAGTCGATATCGAGTGACGCTTGATGACGGAGCGCTGCGTCGGCTCCGCCGCCGACGGTCCACCGTGCTCGCGTCGCTGCGCGCGGTCCGTACCACAACCTACGAGTGAAGTCTTTCGACAACGGATACAGTGTCCATGTCACGTGAAATTGGGCTCGTCAGCTGTGTCAAGACCAAACAGAACCAGCCAGCCCCACCGAAGGCCCTCTACACCTCGTCGTATTTCGAAAAGATGCGGGCCTACGCCGAGCAATATCACGACGAGTGGTGGATCCTCTCGGCGAAACATGGTCTGCTGGCCCCCGACGGGCCGCCAATCGAACCGTACGACGAGACGCTGTCAGGCGCGCCGGTCGCACGCAAGCGTGAGTGGGCCGAACAGGTAGCAGAGCAGCTGGCCGAGCAAGGGCTCCTCTCGGAGGACGTGACGCTCGTTATCCATGCTGGCCAGGACTACTACGGAGAACTCCTCGGTTATATCGAGGACAGCGACGTGACGGTCGAGATCCCGACCGAGGGGTTAGCAATCGGCGAGACACAGGCATGGTACAACGACTGGCTGTGAGCAACATACGATCGCATAGAACACGCAGCCGCTGCTAGATGTGCCAGAGCCTGGCAGATACAAGGCGTATATCGGTCACCAGCTCAGCATACGAGGTCACCGACGTGACTCTATCAGTACAAGGTGTCTATCGTTCATCCCAGGTAAGACTCTCAACAGTCGGAAATTCAGTTTTCGCGGTTTGTGGTGGATTGTAGTATCGTGATTTGATCTTGTGGTATCCGAACTCCGACGGGATACGAGTACATGCGGCTGCCAGATTTTCGTCAGCCGTGTGGGTGATGAGACGAATCCGGGCGTTCCGCTCGAACAGTCGAACCGCTAATGCAACTACTGCCGCGTCTATCCAGTTATTCGTCTCTGGGTACTTGCTCTGCTGATTGAGAAATTCGTCCGCGACGAACCGCGCTTGCTCAACCTGGCCAGCACTGGAATCGAATCCGTCAGATCGAGTGCCAGGGAGTGGTGTCGCCACGCGAAGCCAGCCATCTTCGATGGCCGCATCGAGATACGGGTTTGCCGGCGAGTCACCGGATCCAGTATCTGTCAGTTCATGATAAACCGCTGCCGGCACCCAGATCTCGGTCCCAGCTTCCGCAACCGCACGCTGCAGCGATTCTAAGTCCGGGCTGGGATGTTTCCCCAGATTCCGAAACATCACGGTGTCCGCGATGTTTGCAGTATATCGCTTCGCCATGACAGTTACTCGTCGAAGAGTTCGTCCCGTAGCGTGCGCTCTTCGTCGTCGGAATCAACTGGTGTGTATGTTGTCGGGGCCGAATCGTCGTCACCGAGGTCAAGAATCGAATAGAGCGCCTCAACAAGATCGTACGTAGTTCCAGCAGAGAGGCCCGTCAGTTCGGCCATCTGTCGAATCGTGATATCGCCCTCGCTGTGTGCATGCACGAGATCGTGTGCAAGTGCGAACGTGACGAGGCCATGGTTGTCAAGCACGCGCTGGATAGCTGGATACGCATCTGCATTCGCAACGATCTCGACGAGTTCGGGTGTAATCGAGAGTTCCGTGTCACGAACTGTCAGTGTGAGCTCGAACTCCTCGGCTGCGTAGACGGCAGTCCCAGCGTCGTCGCCAACCGTCCTGATCAAGCCAGCCTGTTCCAATCTGTGAAGATAGTCGTAGACCGTCTTCTTCGAGACCGGTATCGTTTCGACGAGTTCCGGACCGGTCGTCGTTCCTGTCTGTCTGATCGACGTGTAGAGGGCAGCAAGATGTGTGTTGTCAAGTAACGCAGTGAACGTCGGGATGTTCGTAATCGTCCCCGGGGGGTCCCCCGCGTTGCGCACGTGTTCCGTGTCGTAACTCATGTTGTATAGCGTTACGAAACTAGAAACTATAAGCGTTTGCCACGGACACGAGTCCAATACGGACACACGCTGACCTACTACTCAGGCGGGGCCCCGGGAAGAACGGCTCCGACGTGTTGAACTCATCCGCTGTCTGCGGCACGCTACTACTACAACTGTCCCGGTTGTAGCAAAGCCAGTCACTCTCCAGCAGGCTCGAAGGCGTA
Coding sequences:
- a CDS encoding HAD family hydrolase; translation: MTSDIGVVFDFDDTLAPDSTTFLLEEYDIDATTFWHEQFPARVQDGYDPTVAYLTLLLEQIGAEKPMGAVTPADLERCATALEKNLYPGVPDIFDALDAIVAEYDGVGIEYFVVSEGIESLISGSIISDHCSEIYASRLATDDSDVFSGIKRPISFTDKTRYLYEINKGISASAARENPYAVNEAIDDEDRQIPFEQMIYIGDGITDIPCFSLIQDRGGRVFGVDKPDTTSAKQQAILDLGSPQRAGNLNSPDYTADGQLGSLLRLAVESLCTDSTINRLEAL
- a CDS encoding winged helix-turn-helix domain-containing protein, which gives rise to MSPPTDAEVESYAPYTALTELLGTHPKVKILAVLLSEGRDINISQIAEQAGMSRSTVYDHIEDLQALEVVEQTRKISGSPLYQINKDSDVAEQLHKLEWTLIDSVASE
- a CDS encoding DUF6884 domain-containing protein, with the translated sequence MSREIGLVSCVKTKQNQPAPPKALYTSSYFEKMRAYAEQYHDEWWILSAKHGLLAPDGPPIEPYDETLSGAPVARKREWAEQVAEQLAEQGLLSEDVTLVIHAGQDYYGELLGYIEDSDVTVEIPTEGLAIGETQAWYNDWL
- a CDS encoding transcriptional regulator, which produces MSYDTEHVRNAGDPPGTITNIPTFTALLDNTHLAALYTSIRQTGTTTGPELVETIPVSKKTVYDYLHRLEQAGLIRTVGDDAGTAVYAAEEFELTLTVRDTELSITPELVEIVANADAYPAIQRVLDNHGLVTFALAHDLVHAHSEGDITIRQMAELTGLSAGTTYDLVEALYSILDLGDDDSAPTTYTPVDSDDEERTLRDELFDE